TCATGGATACGAGTGCTTGTCTTGCTGGAAGGTCTGTTTTAGCGGCAGCGGCAGCAATTCCTCCAGTACCTAAACCTGCTTCATTAGAGAATATGCCTCTAGCTACTCCTTGTTGGATGACCGCTCCAATTGCTCCTCCTGCAACAGCTTGACCAGTGAATGCGTCAGTAAAAATTAAGCTGAAAGCGCTAGGGACATCTGCAATATTCATGATGATAATAATAAGTCCGGCAAAAATATAAAAAATAATCATAACAGGAACAATAACACCCACAACTTTACCAATACTTTTAATCCCACCTATAATAACTAAACCGACTAGAAGTGCCAAACATGCACCAGTTAACCAGACAGGAATGTTAAAGTTTTGATAGGCTACACCGGCGGCTTCATGAGACTGTACCATATTACCGATACCGAATGCTGCTACAGCAGCAAAACCAGCAAAGATAACGGCAAGCCATTTCATCTTTAGACCTTTTTCAATGTAATACATAGGTCCACCAGACATTTCGCCATTTTTATTTTTCTGTCGATAGTGTACACCTAAGATAGCTTCACTGTATTTAGTGGCCATGCCAACAAAGGCTGTAATCCACATCCAAAATATAGCCCCTGGTCCTCCGACGGCAACAGCTGATGCCACACCTGCAATATTGCCAGTTCCGACTGTGGCTGCTAGAGCGGTCATAAGAGCTTGAAAGTGAGAAATATCCCCTTCTGCCCCATCATCTCGTTTTTTAAAGACTAACGATAAGGCATAAGGAAGCTGCTGGAAGGAGAAAAAGGTGAGACGCACTGTTAAGTACAGGCCTGTTCCTACGAGCAAAATAATAAGCGGTAAACCCCACACTAAACCACTTACGTCACTAATAATTTTTTCTACTGTTTCCACTGACACCTCTCCTTTAAAAAATGTTTTTTCCGTACGAGGAAGCTACTGTATAAATGGCAAAGAGTCTCGTGAAAATAAGGAGCATTCGTTAATACCTCGTACATTAATCTTTACTAACTATGCCTGAAAGAGAACCATAAGGTTAACTTTTCTGCTCATTTATTATGTCACAAAGCTACTGACCAAACGTTTTAGGAAAGTAACTCTGTTCTATAGAAAAGAGTATGTAATGAGCATTCAGATACTGAATATAAAGAATATTCTATCATAAAAAAATTAAAGGGCATATGTTTTTC
The DNA window shown above is from Salipaludibacillus agaradhaerens and carries:
- a CDS encoding alanine/glycine:cation symporter family protein; the encoded protein is METVEKIISDVSGLVWGLPLIILLVGTGLYLTVRLTFFSFQQLPYALSLVFKKRDDGAEGDISHFQALMTALAATVGTGNIAGVASAVAVGGPGAIFWMWITAFVGMATKYSEAILGVHYRQKNKNGEMSGGPMYYIEKGLKMKWLAVIFAGFAAVAAFGIGNMVQSHEAAGVAYQNFNIPVWLTGACLALLVGLVIIGGIKSIGKVVGVIVPVMIIFYIFAGLIIIIMNIADVPSAFSLIFTDAFTGQAVAGGAIGAVIQQGVARGIFSNEAGLGTGGIAAAAAKTDLPARQALVSMTQVFIDTIIVCTMTGLALVMSQMYLAADEYDSAAQLTSAAFEQFLPGFGGYVVAIALLFFVFSTIIGWSYFGEKCFTYLFGEKVSLPYRIVFVLALFIGAVVSLDIVWGFADVMNGLMAFPNLVALLLLSGVVVNETKKFKKKRQEEQQQVKGSQANL